One window of Caldisericum exile AZM16c01 genomic DNA carries:
- a CDS encoding ABC transporter permease, producing MKEVFYKIFVHRREENWWMNILVPITSIIIALIFGAIFIASTGRDPFLAYKLMFSASGLIPGPYFISHFAEMLLYTALFLSTGLAFALPARAGLFSIGAEGQFIVGAITAAFFGYWKPLYDLPGIIHIPIILIMVIIVGGIWGLIAGYLKAKKGINETIVTIMLNWIAFHLIEGWLVTGPMAADVATGVSGTPYVSPSARLPIILPGTRLNISILIMFVIIYIAWFILYRTVFGYELRAMGYTAITNMEAPKIGGVNTEKRIMQIMFISGAIAALGGSFVVLGFLGQYPPVFEGGYGFDGIAVALIGGNEPVGILFSSILIGALRTGATAVQLARIPKTFPAIIEGLIVAFIALNELIRYMLTKVLVRKKEGVA from the coding sequence ATGAAAGAGGTTTTTTATAAGATTTTTGTGCACAGGCGTGAAGAAAATTGGTGGATGAATATCTTAGTCCCAATTACTTCCATAATTATTGCTCTCATTTTTGGTGCAATATTTATTGCATCAACGGGACGAGATCCGTTTCTTGCGTATAAGTTGATGTTTAGTGCATCTGGACTCATTCCAGGGCCTTATTTTATTAGTCATTTTGCGGAAATGCTTCTTTACACAGCACTTTTTCTTTCCACGGGTCTTGCCTTTGCACTTCCAGCGCGTGCAGGACTCTTCTCTATCGGTGCAGAAGGTCAGTTTATAGTAGGTGCTATAACTGCAGCATTCTTTGGGTATTGGAAACCACTTTATGATTTACCTGGAATAATCCATATTCCTATAATCTTGATAATGGTAATAATTGTGGGTGGAATATGGGGACTTATTGCAGGTTATTTAAAGGCAAAGAAAGGTATAAACGAAACGATTGTTACAATAATGCTAAACTGGATTGCTTTTCATCTCATTGAAGGGTGGCTTGTAACAGGCCCAATGGCTGCCGATGTCGCTACAGGAGTTTCAGGAACTCCTTATGTTTCGCCTTCTGCAAGGCTCCCTATAATTCTACCGGGTACAAGACTTAATATTAGCATTCTTATAATGTTTGTTATTATTTATATTGCGTGGTTTATACTATACAGGACAGTATTTGGTTATGAGTTAAGAGCAATGGGATATACGGCAATTACCAATATGGAAGCACCAAAGATTGGCGGTGTTAATACTGAAAAAAGAATAATGCAAATTATGTTTATAAGTGGAGCAATTGCAGCGCTTGGTGGCTCTTTTGTTGTTTTAGGTTTTTTGGGACAGTATCCACCAGTGTTTGAAGGTGGGTATGGTTTTGATGGAATTGCAGTTGCTCTTATTGGTGGAAATGAACCTGTAGGTATCTTATTTTCATCAATACTTATAGGTGCTCTAAGGACTGGTGCAACAGCAGTGCAACTTGCTCGAATTCCTAAGACATTCCCTGCCATAATTGAAGGGCTTATTGTTGCATTTATTGCTTTAAATGAACTTATAAGGTATATGCTTACAAAAGTTCTTGTTAGAAAAAAGGAAGGTGTAGCATGA
- a CDS encoding ABC transporter permease, with protein MNWTFLINQSLAQMLDFAAPILFAALGGVISENAGVVNIALEGIMRFAAFFGVWGAFVSRNPWVGLLWGIGIGALLGAFHAYITVKWAGDQIVSGVAINVVAAGGIRYFLEWIFKTTGYSPTVPYFGDPKHLVNLKFLEGIPILGAFAHLHIFIWLSLILVFVLHFLLYHTVLGLRIRSVGEYPLAAETLGVNVMRIKWFAVILGSIIAALGGVALSLGTMSSFVETGMAAGKGFIGLAAMIFGKWTPIGAMWATFLFASAQVLQFLLQAIAKGIAAKIPVGFYLALPYILTIGALIGVVGKAIGPAADGVPYKKES; from the coding sequence ATGAACTGGACATTTTTAATTAACCAATCTTTAGCACAGATGCTTGATTTTGCTGCACCAATTTTATTTGCAGCACTTGGGGGTGTAATTTCTGAAAATGCAGGCGTTGTAAATATCGCCTTAGAAGGTATTATGCGATTTGCAGCATTTTTTGGTGTATGGGGTGCGTTTGTATCAAGGAATCCCTGGGTAGGACTGCTTTGGGGTATCGGTATTGGAGCGCTTCTTGGTGCATTCCATGCTTATATTACAGTAAAATGGGCAGGCGATCAGATTGTTTCAGGTGTTGCTATAAATGTCGTTGCAGCAGGCGGCATAAGGTATTTCCTTGAATGGATCTTTAAGACAACTGGATACTCGCCAACAGTTCCGTATTTTGGCGATCCGAAACATTTAGTAAATCTAAAATTTTTGGAAGGAATCCCGATTCTTGGAGCATTTGCACATCTTCATATATTTATATGGCTATCTCTTATTCTTGTTTTTGTATTGCACTTCCTTCTTTACCACACTGTTTTGGGATTAAGGATTCGATCGGTTGGTGAATATCCCCTTGCTGCAGAGACGCTTGGAGTTAACGTTATGAGAATCAAATGGTTTGCAGTTATTTTAGGAAGTATTATTGCAGCCCTGGGTGGAGTTGCACTTTCTTTAGGCACAATGTCATCTTTTGTTGAGACAGGAATGGCCGCAGGTAAGGGGTTTATTGGACTTGCCGCTATGATATTTGGTAAATGGACTCCAATCGGTGCAATGTGGGCAACATTCCTCTTTGCTTCTGCACAGGTTTTGCAGTTCTTACTTCAGGCTATTGCCAAGGGAATTGCAGCAAAGATTCCTGTGGGTTTCTATCTTGCATTACCATATATCCTTACCATTGGTGCACTTATTGGTGTTGTAGGAAAGGCAATCGGTCCTGCTGCAGACGGAGTACCTTACAAGAAAGAAAGCTAA